One genomic segment of Pongo abelii isolate AG06213 chromosome 13, NHGRI_mPonAbe1-v2.0_pri, whole genome shotgun sequence includes these proteins:
- the NDUFB6 gene encoding NADH dehydrogenase [ubiquinone] 1 beta subcomplex subunit 6 (The RefSeq protein has 1 substitution compared to this genomic sequence) yields MTEYTPDEKLRLHQLRKLRRRWLKDQELSHREPVLPPQKMGPMEKFWNTFLENKSPWRKMVHGVYQKSIFVFTHILVPAWIIHYYMKYHVSEKPYGIVETKPRIFPGDTILETGEVIPPMKEFPDQHH; encoded by the exons ATGACGGAGTACACTCCGGATGAGAAACTGCGGCTGCAGCAGCTGCGAAAGCTGAGAAGGCGATGGCTGAAGGACCAGGAGCTGAGCCATCGGGAGCCGGTGCTGCCCCCACAGAAGATGGGGCCTATGGAGAAATTCTGGAATACATTTTTGGAGAATAAATCCCCTTGGAGGAAAATG GTCCATGGGGTATACCAAAAGAGTATCTTTGTTTTCACTCATATACTTGTACCTGCCTGGATTATTCATTATTACATGAAGTATCATGTGTCT GAAAAACCATATGGCATAGTTGAAACGAAGCCCAGAATATTCCCT GGTGATACAATTCTGGAGACTGGAGAAGTAATTCCACCAATGAAAGAATTTCCTGATCAACATCATTAA
- the SMIM27 gene encoding small integral membrane protein 27: MKPVSRRTLDWIYSVLLLAIVLISWGWIIYASMVSARRQLRKKYPDKIFGTNENL; encoded by the exons ATGAAGCCAGTAAGTCGTCGCACGCTGGACTGGATTTATTCAGTG TTGCTGCTTGCCATCGTTTTAATCTCCTGGGGCTGGATCATCTATGCTTCTATGGTGTCTGCAAGACGACAGCTAAGGAAGAAATACCCAGACAAAATCTTTGGGACGAATGAAAATTTGTAA